One window from the genome of Methanomicrobia archaeon encodes:
- a CDS encoding photosystem reaction center subunit H: MEIQLSSLYGQDLYTDRGIYVGKVEDVTVDIKDKRISGIAVKNVSPNAFNVGRKKGVIIPYRWVTAIGDIVIIKHVRRQLAEEREDSEERER; the protein is encoded by the coding sequence ATGGAAATACAATTATCGTCGTTGTACGGGCAGGATTTGTATACCGATCGGGGCATCTACGTGGGAAAGGTTGAGGATGTGACTGTTGATATCAAGGATAAGCGAATCTCAGGCATCGCCGTGAAGAACGTCAGTCCCAATGCGTTCAACGTGGGCAGGAAGAAAGGTGTGATCATTCCGTACCGCTGGGTCACCGCGATCGGGGATATCGTGATCATCAAGCACGTGAGACGCCAGCTCGCGGAAGAGCGCGAGGACTCAGAGGAGCGCGAACGTTAG
- a CDS encoding tRNA 5'-guanylyltransferase — translation MTAQSRIRDDHAEKELELYAAIRALPPLIVRADGRNFRRLLQPEFSKPFDTRFATGMADAVTLFFERSGFDPLLAFLFSDEVNLCFTHVPFRGRLEKLNSVIASYLASALTLVLRFTRPIAFDARVIPICDLDEGLRAYLAHRQAEAWRNHINAYGYYGLQTLGLSKRAAETRVKGMKAMEVHELLYREGINLNETPAWQRRGMIVAKEPYGKQGYDRRAERAVTVTRFRTVQLWELPLFSTEDGQRLLNRLTVRETISKRGAGVV, via the coding sequence ATGACGGCTCAGAGCCGGATAAGGGACGATCACGCGGAAAAGGAGCTCGAGCTATACGCGGCGATCCGGGCGTTACCACCGCTCATTGTCCGTGCCGATGGCCGCAACTTCCGGCGGCTCTTGCAGCCTGAGTTCTCAAAACCGTTTGATACGCGATTTGCCACCGGCATGGCAGATGCCGTGACGCTCTTCTTCGAGCGGAGCGGCTTCGACCCGCTGCTCGCGTTCCTCTTCTCCGATGAGGTGAATCTCTGCTTCACCCACGTCCCGTTCCGGGGCCGGCTGGAGAAGCTCAATTCGGTCATTGCCAGCTATCTGGCGAGTGCATTGACGCTCGTGCTGCGATTTACCAGGCCTATTGCCTTCGATGCGCGAGTCATTCCGATCTGCGACCTTGACGAGGGATTACGGGCGTACCTCGCGCACCGGCAGGCGGAAGCATGGCGGAATCATATCAATGCATATGGCTATTACGGCCTGCAAACGCTGGGTCTGAGCAAACGCGCGGCTGAAACGCGTGTGAAAGGGATGAAGGCGATGGAGGTGCACGAGCTGCTCTATCGCGAGGGTATTAACCTGAATGAGACACCCGCGTGGCAGCGGCGTGGCATGATCGTGGCGAAAGAGCCGTACGGAAAACAGGGCTACGACCGTCGGGCCGAGCGGGCAGTAACGGTAACGCGGTTCAGAACCGTGCAACTCTGGGAGCTGCCGCTCTTCAGCACTGAGGACGGGCAACGGCTGCTCAACCGCCTCACCGTGCGCGAAACGATCAGCAAAAGGGGTGCGGGCGTTGTTTGA
- a CDS encoding site-2 protease family protein — MRASIQVGRVIGIPIRLHVTFLLIFPLMVLMFAQGPAPVGLGDTADFSRPFRYALALVAAFLFFLSLLLHELSHSYVAMKYGTKIRNITLFIFGGLALMEDLPREPDKEWRIAIAGPLMSFVLGGTFLAAHFGLSRGNLLQFEPLLIILFSIGLLNVILGTFNLLPAFPMDGGRVLRAFLAKRVQFLTATKRAVFVGKAFALVMGIMGFMPDPFILITRGEISIPFNPWLSIIAVFLFIAATEEETATVAVAALDGLTVRELMRANNVCVPADMPLPALRAKMIAEKTTDYAVIDGSGEYKGFISLAELKKHTGEPLELLRVADVLPFEDHERGAVIVQQASAIEALKRMSGTSKNILAVVDGESGQIRGIITKRDLVMVVEMLRT; from the coding sequence ATGCGCGCATCCATACAGGTTGGTCGAGTCATTGGCATTCCTATACGCCTCCATGTCACGTTCCTGCTCATCTTTCCGCTCATGGTGCTTATGTTCGCGCAGGGCCCCGCGCCGGTGGGTTTGGGCGATACGGCGGACTTCTCACGGCCATTTCGCTATGCGCTCGCACTTGTGGCCGCATTTCTCTTCTTCCTCTCGCTACTGCTCCATGAGCTCTCGCATTCGTATGTCGCGATGAAGTACGGGACAAAGATCCGGAATATCACGCTCTTTATCTTCGGCGGCCTGGCGCTGATGGAGGATCTGCCGCGCGAGCCTGATAAGGAGTGGCGGATCGCGATCGCGGGGCCGTTAATGAGCTTCGTGCTCGGCGGTACCTTCCTCGCCGCTCATTTCGGGCTCTCCCGGGGCAATCTGCTGCAGTTCGAGCCGCTTCTGATCATCCTCTTCAGCATCGGGCTCCTCAACGTGATCCTGGGCACCTTCAATCTCCTACCCGCATTTCCTATGGATGGCGGCCGCGTCTTACGCGCGTTCCTGGCAAAACGCGTGCAGTTCCTCACCGCGACGAAGCGCGCGGTCTTCGTGGGCAAGGCGTTTGCGCTCGTCATGGGCATTATGGGCTTCATGCCTGATCCCTTCATCCTCATCACCCGCGGGGAGATCAGTATTCCCTTCAACCCGTGGTTGTCGATCATCGCCGTCTTCCTGTTCATCGCGGCGACTGAGGAGGAGACCGCGACGGTCGCCGTTGCCGCACTGGATGGCCTCACGGTGCGGGAGCTCATGCGCGCTAATAATGTCTGCGTGCCCGCGGATATGCCGCTTCCCGCACTGCGCGCAAAGATGATCGCGGAGAAGACGACCGACTACGCCGTGATTGATGGGTCAGGCGAGTATAAAGGGTTCATTTCGCTCGCTGAGCTCAAGAAACACACCGGCGAGCCGCTGGAACTGCTCCGCGTGGCTGACGTGCTCCCGTTCGAGGATCACGAGCGTGGGGCCGTGATCGTGCAGCAGGCGAGCGCAATCGAAGCGCTTAAGCGCATGAGCGGTACGAGTAAGAATATCCTCGCGGTCGTTGATGGAGAATCGGGGCAGATCAGGGGCATCATCACGAAACGCGATCTGGTGATGGTCGTGGAGATGCTGCGAACCTGA
- a CDS encoding DUF2119 domain-containing protein: MRTGNGCSTASPCAKRSAKGVRALFEPQTVFNVRLYAARGPAAGPTRLVIGGLHGDEGLVTAPIIARLAAEELSAGEAILVPSLVAGGQYIGVLTAEYYESAAGQLLLRLIRRYTPAFYFELHAYGQQSYERLTDPGRVNKIGVPHFIELGNGILIGSIAPLLRRRFTIADFCMTIEVPNWRHEDERINESVLELLRIALACRDRDALMQTYRARYPAPVKQAEELFNRYYRHFLRPF; encoded by the coding sequence CTGAGGACGGGCAACGGCTGCTCAACCGCCTCACCGTGCGCGAAACGATCAGCAAAAGGGGTGCGGGCGTTGTTTGAACCGCAGACCGTCTTCAACGTGCGGCTGTACGCTGCCCGGGGACCGGCAGCGGGCCCGACGAGGCTCGTGATCGGCGGGCTCCACGGTGACGAAGGCCTGGTCACAGCGCCCATTATCGCGCGTTTGGCCGCTGAGGAGCTCAGTGCCGGTGAAGCGATACTGGTGCCGAGCCTCGTTGCGGGCGGTCAGTACATCGGTGTCCTCACTGCCGAGTATTATGAGAGCGCCGCGGGGCAGCTGTTGCTCAGGCTCATTCGCAGATACACGCCCGCATTCTATTTCGAGCTCCATGCCTACGGTCAGCAGTCGTATGAGCGCTTAACCGATCCCGGACGGGTGAATAAGATCGGTGTACCGCACTTCATCGAGCTGGGGAACGGGATCCTCATCGGCTCGATCGCGCCACTACTCCGCCGGCGGTTCACGATCGCGGATTTCTGCATGACCATTGAGGTGCCGAACTGGAGGCATGAAGACGAGCGGATCAACGAATCCGTGCTGGAATTGTTACGGATCGCGCTCGCGTGCCGCGATCGGGACGCGTTGATGCAGACCTATAGAGCACGGTATCCCGCACCGGTGAAGCAGGCGGAGGAACTCTTCAACCGTTATTATCGCCATTTTTTGCGGCCCTTTTGA
- a CDS encoding ribonuclease P protein component 2 (Part of ribonuclease P, a protein complex which generates mature tRNA molecules by cleaving their 5'ends; Archaeal RNase P has multiple protein subunits homologous to eukaryotic nuclear RNase P proteins): protein MARRTMVLPVCVLCMVYTPPTLRDRRRYLRFELLCERPVDKRAILRAIWDSVYALYGELGASESKLWLIEYHPSEDGTRGVGILRCAHDRVEEVRAALACIYAIDTASIGIRVIKTSGTIKGASK from the coding sequence ATGGCGCGAAGAACGATGGTTTTGCCGGTTTGCGTGCTCTGCATGGTTTACACCCCACCGACACTCCGCGATCGCCGCCGGTATCTTCGATTCGAGCTGCTCTGTGAGCGCCCGGTCGATAAACGAGCGATCCTGAGGGCGATTTGGGACTCGGTATATGCGCTCTACGGTGAGCTTGGCGCGAGCGAGAGCAAGCTCTGGCTGATCGAGTATCACCCGAGCGAGGACGGTACCCGTGGAGTCGGCATTCTCCGGTGCGCCCATGACCGGGTCGAGGAGGTCCGTGCCGCACTCGCCTGTATCTATGCGATTGACACGGCGAGCATTGGTATACGGGTCATCAAGACATCAGGCACGATAAAGGGCGCTTCAAAATAA
- a CDS encoding ribonuclease P protein component 3 (Part of ribonuclease P, a protein complex which generates mature tRNA molecules by cleaving their 5'ends; archaeal RNase P has multiple protein subunits homologous to eukaryotic nuclear RNase P proteins): protein MPAYIDLNVHAYPETDTPAEELLRVAKRYGFAQIAISNYDNHVLQDCWLADLILGVEIQAQTVTELKRKLRQLEDRVTVIAVHGSDDKITRAAVESPKVDVLTHPCSEKGEGTLSYVLVRFAAENGVAIDFNMSALIRSRRGERARILTTMREQLKLVRKYRAPVILTSHAHSIYDLRAPRELIALAALFGMTRAEAVRALSETPQGVVAKRWKRDRELEVL, encoded by the coding sequence ATGCCTGCCTATATTGATCTCAATGTGCACGCGTATCCCGAAACGGACACGCCAGCAGAGGAGCTGCTGCGCGTTGCGAAACGCTATGGCTTCGCTCAGATCGCCATCAGCAATTACGATAACCACGTGCTTCAGGACTGCTGGTTGGCGGATCTGATCCTCGGTGTTGAGATACAGGCGCAGACCGTGACGGAGCTGAAGCGTAAGCTCCGGCAGCTCGAGGACCGGGTCACGGTTATTGCGGTGCACGGCAGTGACGATAAGATCACCAGAGCCGCGGTCGAGAGTCCGAAGGTGGACGTACTGACCCATCCGTGCAGCGAGAAAGGCGAGGGCACGTTAAGCTACGTGCTGGTGCGGTTCGCCGCTGAGAACGGTGTTGCCATCGATTTTAATATGAGCGCACTCATCCGGAGCAGGCGCGGGGAGCGCGCACGTATCCTGACCACGATGCGGGAGCAGTTGAAGCTCGTCCGGAAGTACCGGGCGCCGGTGATCCTGACCAGTCATGCGCACTCGATCTACGACCTGAGAGCGCCCCGGGAGTTGATCGCGCTGGCTGCGCTCTTCGGCATGACGCGAGCGGAAGCGGTGCGTGCGCTTTCCGAGACGCCACAGGGCGTGGTGGCGAAGCGGTGGAAGAGGGATCGCGAGCTGGAGGTGCTGTGA